A stretch of DNA from Malus sylvestris chromosome 9, drMalSylv7.2, whole genome shotgun sequence:
CCTAACAAAACAATCATGAAAATGCATCCTTAGAATAGGAGCAGCAAGAGTTGATGCCCTAGATATGTATTGATAAGTAGTCCTTGCCACAATAGCCTCTAAATCAGGGCATGTTTTGTAGTAGAACCCGACTTTCAATTTCTGCGCATTGCTCGAGTCTAAGGCCAACAAAACAAGCAGAACCTGAAGAAGAAAGACTGAGATGATCTTTTGAAAAGCCATTGTCTTTAGAGAGATGGATGGAATTGAAGCTAGGCATGTCTGGTTTTTATAGTTATGTTTAGGCCTTTGAACTTGTCATCGTTAAGttattttatgaactttatATTATCTAAAACGTTTGTTAAGGCTTCAGCAAACAATCGAGTTGACAACGTCCtcatacaaaaataataataatatgaacCGAAAAAACGAGTTGACAAATGatggaaaaaataataataataagaaccGAAAAAACGAGTTGACAAATAATTAATACCCTAATTTCTGCTTTCTTTATAAACtcataaaatattttatttgcaCCACCATCTAATGTGTTTGTAGCTTTCATCTTCACCTTCCATATAGAAGTGAACAACTTCTTTCGCAGTCACTTGAAGGCAACAGAAATTACAGTTAAAGAGAGACAATACTTGGCTCCTTATATGCAAGGAGCAATTTCTCTTTACCAATCACAATTtgacatgtatgtatatatttttcttttgtattttaataAGTCGGTTCGGTATATGTCAGTTTTTAATTTACAGGCAAATCTTAGCATTCAGTCAATTGAGCAGTTTTCGTTGAGAGATACCATCATATGAAGATTTGTTTATGCTTCTTAAGTGGAGGTTGAGATGATTTTTGAAAGCATCCCTTCACTCAATGGGAAATAATTTTCATACTCttatttttttcacttgtaCACTCTTAGCTATTTTGACTTTTGAATTAAGtgacaaaaaaaatcatgtgccaaaaataaatataattgtgCAGAAGAAGAAAACGAGTTTGTGTAAGTCATTTCCCAAATATAAAGTTAAATGTTTCAAACAGAATGCCTTTGATCGGGGAAAAAACCCGAGAATAATTCAAAAGCATTAAGAACCGCCCACATGTTAAAAAATCGATTGCTTGCACAGTATTAGAATCAAATTAAACAATAATGTATAGAGTTAGGTTATGATTGTGCAGCTAGCTCTTTCATGCAGATGATTTAGGGCTTTCAGATAAGGCACCGCATTATTAAATAATACAATTTGCATTAGACACTATTTAATTTCCCATGACGCAAATGAAGGTTGATGACAATCATCAAACAAATATATGGTTTGGAAAGTAATTTCATACTTGTTTTAGCCTTTTATACACTCTTGTTTAATCAGGATCTGTTTGATTTGTTCAATTTGATGGCCATAAATAAAAATGAGTGCATGAGAATCTAAAAATAGTGTGTGAAAATCAATTCCTTATGATTTTGATCATTAATAAGCTCTCTGAACACATATACATGTCGTGCGTTTGATTCTGGCGCTGGTGAATTACATGATGGTTATCAGATAGGATGATTGAAATGCCTTTGTAAGTTTTTCCATCTCCAAAAAAGTAGATTGCCTTAGCAACACCACCAActattctctttttcttttttaagaaaaaaaaattgcccatGAAAAAATAAATGGCCCATGACTCTTCAATCACTAACTAATTATTAATACTCTTAACTTGTTACAGTATAACATAATAAAATATGATGTATACAATGGCATTGTTCTGTTTTTTACTTTGACAATTgatgatcatatatatatatatatatatatattaggtgTCCTTAACGTGATCCCTCGAGCTGAAAACGAGTTTAATTAGGCAAGGATATATATGATTAACTGCAAATTGATCTCTCTAATATAGTGATAAACTAGTTCAACATGTTTCTGTCGaatctaaaaaaaattcttaataaTCAAGTATCTTGTCGAGAAGATTAAGGGTAGTAATTTTTACACTCTCAATTTTTCGTTTTGTGATCCTCCACTTATTTTGGTCTTTTTCTCCTTCGACAATTCTCCTCTTATTTCTGATTATAAAGCTGACTAACTGAAATAGAACAAGaattaaaaaggtaaaaatTGAGTGCGAAAATTACTTCCTTAAAGAAATTACTCGCTTAATAAATAAAAGTCAAAACCGGTAGGATacagctatatatatatatataagataatGCAACATACAAAGACGTAGTCATGAATTTGAACTAGCAAGATTCTCATTGTCTCAAGGTCGTGCTCGTCCTACCGCGTTGTCAAGCTTATTAATGTCTCAAGTTGTATGGGAGTTTGGACACGGTCTCACAGAGGGCGACGAGTGGCAATCATGACCCAAAAAATACacacaaaaatataattttcattGAGGAactacaaaaataaacaaagtttCTGCTACCTCCAGCCAAGGTCCAGCTTCTTCGAATGAAACTGTAAACGGGACAATATGTATTTTCAAGTATTTGACGATGTCTAAGCTCTGCGATCCTACAATTCATCCAGTAGAGAGTTAGACATGTTCTACCAGCTAGATCTTACTAGTTTTCTTGGGTGGTGACAGCCTCGTAGGCTCGTAGTATATGTTGAGAATTAAGCTGCATCCTTGCTTTAGAAGTTACCCTGCAGAAGCTAAACCTGCAGATGAAATCAAAAAGGAGCTGAGAAATGTGAAGAAATGAAGGCTTTACTAAATCAGGAGGAGCCATTGAATTTCAACGGCTAGTTCTTTTTTCCAGTTTTAGAAAGTTACAGCtggtgtttttcttttgttttgttaattgaTCTGAGTCTTCCCATCTTCTTCCAAGTGGATGGATGATATCCTCCAATAACCATTTATGGTTGGAGAGGAGTTCTAGGTCCCTAGATGTAGGATCTGTTTTAGACCGGCTGGTAAAAAGATATAGTCTTTAGTAATCTGTcattttgagatatatgaaaTACATAGACTCTtgctcttccttctctctcttgaaAGAAACAAATTTCTTCAAACTCTTGCTCAAAGTTTAAATCTTTTTTCAACCTAATCGATATGCCTGGTACCATTtcaaacatggtatcagagctattGGTCTGATTCCGAAGAAAGGGCGTTATACTGTGAGAGAAATCCAactccgaaaaaaaaaaaccagaaaaccttaAAGGTGGTTCTTTTATTGTGACTCTTCGTATTCTAGCTCAAGAAATGGCTGGATCGAGCACATCTGGTGGTGATTTACGAACACCACAATTTAATGGATCAAACTACGATTTTTGGGCCATTAAAATGGAAACCATTCTCATAGCCTACAATCTATGGGATGTGGTTGAAGCTGGGTTACCTGAACAACAAACTCCCAGAGAAGAAGGTtctgaggaagaaggagaaagcgAGACGGAAAACATTCCGGTTGAAGCTCCTGTTGTTACAAAAGAGGAGAGGATCAAGAATGCCAAGGCGTTGAGTCTCATCCAAAGTGCAATCACTGATGAGCTTTTTCCCAGAATCCGAAATGAGAAGACTGCAAAGGGTGCCTGGGAAATCTTGAGAAGAGAGTTCAGAGGAGATAAAAAGGTACGAGCTGTGAAATTACAAGCCATTAGAGCAGATTTTGAATATTTAAGGATGAATGATGTTGAATCTCTGGATGACTATTTGGCTCGGTTCTTTAAGATAGTAAACAACCTGAAATCTCTAGGAGAAGATGTAACCGAAAAAAGGATTGTTCAAAAGCTGTTGATGAGTCTAAATAGGAGATATAAGTCCATAGTGTCAATCATTGAGGAAACCAGAGATCTGGACAGTATTAGAGTTGAAGAAGTCCTAGCCTCAGTAAAAGTCTATGATAAAAGAGAAGACTTGCATGATGAAAGAGATAAATACACTGGTACAGAGATGGCATTCAGCAGTCTCAAGGTTGGAGGAAACGGAAGCAGTAATGGAAATTTCAAAGGCTCTCAGTATAAGACAAACTCAAAATGGACTCAATATAAAAAGGGGAAGAACTGGTCTCAGAATGGGAACTGGAGCAATACCAGTGGATCAAACTGGAACAACAACTCTGGAGGAAGTTGGAACAATAAGTTCAATCCACAGAACAAGCAAGGGAGTAATAGTCAAAGTGGTGTGAAACCACAGTGTCAAGTCTGCGAGAAATACCATTTTGGTGTGTGTAGATATAAaggaaaagctaagtgtggaaAGTGCAATAGGTTTGGTCATATGGCAAAAGACTGTGATAACAACAGACAAGTGGCTAACTGTGCCAAGAAAGAAGATGTAACCACTGGTACAATGTTCTATGCTTGTCACTCAGCATCAATAGAACAAGATAAATCTGTGTGGTTTGTGGATAGCGCTTGCAGCAATCACATGACTTCTCAAGAGTCTCTTCTATTGAATCTTGACAGATCAGTTACTTGTAGAGTTAAAATGGGGACTGGAGATTTGGTTCAAGCAACAGGCAAGGGAACACTGGTAGTAAATACAAAGCATGGGAAGAGATACATCAATGAAGTCCTGTTGGTTCCAGGATTAGATGAAAACCTGCTGAGTGTTGGTCAAATGATGGAACACGGCTACTATGTTCTGTTTGGAGGCAACATGGCTGTGATCTTCGATGACAGCAACCTTGAGAATGTGGTAGCCAAGGTAGTAATGACAGGGAACAGATGCTTTCCATTGTCTCTTGAATCTATAAATCCAGTGGCCAGAAAAGCATCAATTGAAGAAGAGTCTTGGATCTGGCATAAAAGGCTAGGTCACTTGAACTTTGCAAGTCTGAAAAGAATGCAGAAAGAAGGGTTGGTGCTTGGTTTGCCTGAACTATCTGAAATGAAAGAAATCTGTGAGAGTTGTGTGTCTGGGAAGATGCATAGGGAACCATTTGATAAAGAGAAAGCTTGGAGAGCTAGTAATCCATTAGAACTGGTACACACAGATGTTTGTGGACCAATGCAGAATGAATCCATTGGTGGCAACAGATATTTCATAACATTCATAGATGATTTCTCAAGAATGTGTTGGGTGTACTTTCTTAGAAACAAATCTGATGTGTTCAATGTgtttaaaaaattcaaagtcCTTGTGGAACTACAAAGTGGTTTTAAGCTCAAGAAGCTGAGAAGTGACAGAGGAGGTGAATATACATCCCATGAATTCTCAGACTTCTATTCCAGCACTGGAATGGAGAGGCAATTGACAGTAGCATATTCTCCTcagcaaaatggagttgctGAGAGAAGAAATAGAACCATTTGTGAAATGGCAAAATCTATGATGGCTGAGAAGAACATTCCTGTGATTTTCTGGGCTGAAGCAGTTGGAACTTCAGTATATCTGCAAAATAGATGTCCTACAATCTCTGTAAAGGGCAAGACTCCATTTGAAGCCTTTACAGGAAGAAAGCCAGGTGTAAAACACATGAGAATGTTCGGATGTATCTGTTATAGTCACATTCCATCCAAGCTTAGACAGAAGTttgatgacaaagcaagcaAAGGAATTTTTATGGGGTATGGCAGTTGTGAGAAAGGTTACAGGATTTATAATCTTCAAACAGAGAAGATTATTCTCTCAAGAAGTGTAGTGTTTGATGAGAATAAGACCTGGAACTGGCAAAGCAAGCAAGATGAATCTGTCTACATACCTCTCACTATTGGAAATGAAAACACTGAGATGACAGAAACTGAAGAACATTTTCATGAACCTCATAGTATTGACTCTTCAAATCCTACTCAATTAATCTCAGATGATGAACATGTTTCTGGAAGCAACATTGTCAGTACAAGTCAAGGCTCAACACCAAGCAATACACCAGTAAAGCTGAGAAGCTTGGAGGACATTTATGCAAGATGTAACATGACCATCATTGAGCCTGAAACCTATCATGAAGCTATTGAAGACAATGCATGGAAGGAAGCAATGAATGCTGAGATTGAAACTATTGAGAAAAATGGAACTTGGGAGCTGGTGGAAAGACCTACAGACAAGCCTGTCATAGGAGTcaaatgggtgttcaaaacCAAACTGAATCTCGATGGATCAGTTCAAAAACACAAGGCTAGACTTGTGGCAAAAGGGTTTGCTCAGAAACCTGgtattgactacaatgaaaccTTTGCCCCAGTGGCAAGGTTGGATACAATTCGAACTTTGATTGCACTTGCAGCACAAAAGGGTTGGAAATTGTTCCAACTAGATGTTAAGTCAGCCTTCTTAAATGGAGTGCTTGAGGAGGAGGTTTACACTGAGCAACCCGAgggttttgaagtaaaaaatgCAAGTCACAAGGTCTATAAGTTGAAGAAGGCTCTCTATGGTTTGAAGCAGGCTCCTAGAGCCTGGTACAGTGAGATTGACACTTATCTCACAAACTGCAATTTCAAAAGAAGCATAAGTGAGGCTACCTTATACACTAGAACTGatgatgaaggaaatatgaTCATAGTctctatatatgttgatgatatagtATACACTGGAGGTAGCAATACACTGCTCAGTGAGTTTAAAAGAGACATGATGCAGAAATATGAGATGACTGACTTAGGACTCTTACATCATTTCTTGGGAATGGGAGTTCTACAAACTGAAAGGGGGGTTTTTATTCATCAAAGCAAATATGCAAAGTCCTTACTTGTAAAGTTTGGTCTCGAGGATTGTAAGTCAGTGTCAATCCCTCTTCCCACTGGTGAGAGACTAAAGAAGGTGGATGGAAGTGAGTTAACTGATGAAGGTTTATTCAGGAAAATAGTTGGCAGTTTGCTATATTTAACTGCAACTAGGCCTGATATAATGTATGCAGCTAGTTTGCTATCAAGGTTCATGCATGGCCCTACAAAGAAACATATGGGAATAGCTAAAAGGGTTCTCAGATACATTCAAGGAACTCTAAGTTATGGCATTGAGTTCACAAGGGACCAGGGTGCTGTTTTGATTGGATTTTGTGACTCAGATTGGGCTGGCAGTGAAGATGACAGTAGGAGCACATCCGGGTATGCATTCAGTTTTGGTAGTGGTACATTTTCATGGGCCTCAGTCAAGCAAAACACAGTTGCATTGTCAACTGCAGAAGCTGAGTATGTCTCAGCAGCAGGAGCAACAGCTCAAGCCATCTGGCTAAGATttgttttggatgattttggtgAATTGCAAGCTGATGCAACACCATTGTTTTGTGATAACATGTCTGCAATATCAATGGTCAAAAATCCTGTTTTTCATCAGAGAACCAGACACATAAACAGGAAATATCATTTCATTCGAGAAGCATTGCAGCAAGGATCCATTGATGTGAAGTACTGCAGAAGTGAAGAGCAGTTGGCAGATATATTTACAAAAGCTTTGCCTAAAGATCGATTCAATTACTTGAGGATGAAGTTAGGAGTAAAGCCAGTAAGCAGCTTAGGAGAGGCTGTTGAGAATTAAGCTGCATTCTTGCTTTAGAAGTTACCCTGCAGAAGCTAAACCTGCAGATGAAATCAAAAAGGAGCTGAGAAATGTGAAGAAATGAAGGCTTTACTAAATCAGGAGGAGCCATTGAATTTCAACGGCTAGTTCTTTTTTCCAGTTTTAGAAAGTTACAGCtggtgtttttcttttgttttgttaattgaTCTGAGTCTTCCCATCTTCTTCCAAGTGGATGGATGATATCCTCCAATAACCATTTATGGTTGGAGAGGAGTTCTAGGTCCCTAGATGTAGGATCTGTTTTAGACCGGCTGGTAAAAAGATATAGTCTTTAGTAATCTGTcattttgagatatatgaaaTACATAGACTCTtgctcttccttctctctcttgaaAGAAACAAATTTCTTCAAACTCTTGCTCAAAGTTTAAATCTTTTTTCAACCTAATCGATATGCCTGGTACCATTTCAAACAGTATACACTACATGTACGTTCTGTTTCAACTGCTTGGTATTTTTTGAAATAAATTTTTCTATAATGTATAAGGTAATATTCTAATCCATGTACCTGGAGATAGATTTGAATATGAGTGCAAGAGGGCGGACACACTGCTATGGTCAATTGACATAACCCAAGAGTGCGGACACGCTGATATGATCATTTGATATAACCAAGACTGCATATTTTAAAAGTTATTTGAACATAAGAATAAATTCGGATTAAGTTAGGTCAAAAGTTTGATTCGAATCATCGAAAAGGAGTATCATATTGAATAGAATAGAACAGAAACTGTGTGCGGGTGATGGCACACCCATCAAAAGAATGTCACTTTTTTTTCTGTGGAATCGAGTTGGAAAACGAATTTCGCAACTTGAGCGAGTACGGCATTTGTCAATTTTCCGAGATCCTTTTGTTCCTCAAGACCATGAATGAAATAAAGAGCGACCCTCCGTCGAGGAGATTGAGTCTTGTGGTACAAACTGCCTCGAGTTTGCTCGATGCGATGAGCATTCTGGTGAAACTGAAGACTCGAGCACAGTCGATGAGTAGAGGCAATTGCTTCTGAGGCATCTGGGGACAGTCTATCGCAGTAAACATTGATATGCACAAGAACAGTAATCCTATAGCTGAAAATCAATCGTAAACTAGTCATAGTACCGAAGATCTACAGAGAAGCATAAGTAATAAGCGTTCCAATGATTTATTAAGTTGAATTACCCAtctaaaaacatcattaaataCAAGAAAAGCTTAATTAAATTTCCACGTTCCTGTTTCTGCGTGCATTGCTAAAGCAAAGCTACAAATTCGATCAGCTCTTTCATGCTCCAACTGAAAGGGGCAATACGCGTTCAGTTGATTTTGCGACCCATCTTGAACTCCGTTGTCAGTCATCTGATGTTACAATCATTCTCAAGATTGAAGAACAGACCATCTAAAGGGAGCTTTTGAGGTGTTTCGTTTTCCCATTTCAGATCATCAAGCATTACAGCTATAAGCAATTCTACACCCATCTGTGATCCAACGGTCCTGGGGAGCTTCTGCTAGGTTCAATATTCTACCTTCGAATCAACCGGCATTTTCATTTGATCATTCGGGTGGAGCAACCTTTGATCTCCAAGTGTGGTACTTACACCCTGCAGTTTCATCATGCAGTGATACTTTGGAGGTGCAATGGCACCTGCCTGTGTACATAGTTCTACTACTGCCGGAGCATGCCCATAAAATCCCCTCCCTTCATTCAAAAGTACTTGAGGATCCTGAGGACGCCGCCGCCATACAGTCTTTGGAGGTACAAGATCATCTACATTCGCCTTCCTCCAAAAATGGGTTCCCTGCCAACTCTCATACTTAAAAATTCCGCAAAGCCTAGCCTTATGCCCAGATGGCCCAACATGAATTTCTGAACAATGTTTACAGACTTTTGCTGGATAAACCATCAGCAACTTCTCCACGCCATTTCTAAGTATATCCCATGCCCTCAAAGTTCCACTGGCAACCAGAATCAGTTCATCAGATGACAAAGACTCAGCTCCATCAACGCCAACACAATCACTTTCAGAGTTCCAATTTAAATGATTTCCATCATTAGCCCCTGCTTGCCAGCATAGCTCGACAACTGCAGGAACACGTTcaaagtcaaacctctgatggTGTTTTATAACATCCTGGAACATGTGCTTGAGGTGAAATGTCTCTACTGGAACAAGCACATCTTTCAAACCACCAACTATCCATTCATGAACTCGATTTTTGCCACGACGTTTGAAGCCACAACAAGTCTGAATTAAGTGGCCTTTCTCACCTATATATACTTCTGGACAGAACCTGCAAAAAGTAGGTCTTTCGTTGAGTCACAGAAATTGTTCAAAAAGAGCTGTATGGAGAACGGAAGGTCAATTAGATAAATCTAGTTTGGAAAACATAGCTTGTACTGCTACTAAAAATAACATTTAGGGAGCTCAGGAGCCAGGAACATGCAGATAAAGTGGTCTAATTATTCCTAAACAAGAAATACAGAACATAAACTCTAGAGCTTCAAAGTCGGTATTATTCCAGGACATGTCAGTAACTATGCGATGGAACAATAGAGTGCCTAGTAGTTCAAAGCTTAAAAAGAATTTAttttacaagtaaaaaaataCTTGGCAGATGAGGGATTTACTTGCAGGCCAAAACTGGTACCATTTTGAGGAGAGTAGAGACACCTTGCAAAACAAGCCTCCGGGAATCAAGGACCTCCTGGGCAACTGGTACCATGGCTGGCACTGGGTAATCTTTAGCTCGATTTTGGATTCTCTTTTGAATCATAGGCTTTAGCTTCCTTAAGTCCATCTTTGACCTGTAATACCTTGCAAAGCTGTCCATAATTTTGCCATTGAAATTGGATCTCTCGCACAATTTCTTCCTCAGTGCCATAATTTCTTTTTGGTGCCAAAAATTTTACACAAATAAATCACATCTGCTCCACAAAAGGGTAGACAAAAAGCCCATGAGTCAATCCAGCAAACATAACAACAAGTACAACATATTCAGAGATTCTTTTAGAGCAAAACCAATATTTTTACATAAGAACAGAAAACAGCTACATTAACAACCAAAGAAGAACTCTTTAATCAACCCAAAACCActgcttcaaaaaaaaaaacgcctTCCAACGGTTCCATCCCCTGCATGCGCTCGAGTTCGAATCACTATCTACTTGAATTTTCCACTCATTATCATAAAAATGAAATCCTCCGGTGAACAAAATCCATAGACAACCCATATTGCCCAAAAGAACAGAAAGCAACCACATTAGCCGCCCGAGTTTGAATCCCTTTTCCACATAAATCATTGTAGTTTAGAATATCACTAGTAAAGGTGCCCGCGCGATGCTGCGGGTTTTTAAACAGCATACAACATGTAGAAAGTTATATTTACAACTCTGCCTAACTCAAGGAATAGATAAAAGTTTGTTTCTTACCGAAATATAcgaatttgaatgaaatgtaTCAAAGAAGAATAGAGTGGAGCAAACCTTGTAATTTCTGTAAGGTGGGCAGCTGCAATACCAATAGTGATATAATTTGACGGAATCTGGCTGTAATCCAGCTTGGTTGTTCTTTGTAAATTTGTTGGAAAATGTAGTAGTTGGCTTGAAAAAAACAATCAAGAGCGTTGAACGAATCAAACC
This window harbors:
- the LOC126634157 gene encoding APO protein 4, mitochondrial, producing MALRKKLCERSNFNGKIMDSFARYYRSKMDLRKLKPMIQKRIQNRAKDYPVPAMVPVAQEVLDSRRLVLQGVSTLLKMVPVLACKFCPEVYIGEKGHLIQTCCGFKRRGKNRVHEWIVGGLKDVLVPVETFHLKHMFQDVIKHHQRFDFERVPAVVELCWQAGANDGNHLNWNSESDCVGVDGAESLSSDELILVASGTLRAWDILRNGVEKLLMVYPAKVCKHCSEIHVGPSGHKARLCGIFKYESWQGTHFWRKANVDDLVPPKTVWRRRPQDPQVLLNEGRGFYGHAPAVVELCTQAGAIAPPKYHCMMKLQGVSTTLGDQRLLHPNDQMKMPVDSKVEY